In Etheostoma cragini isolate CJK2018 unplaced genomic scaffold, CSU_Ecrag_1.0 ScbMSFa_4023, whole genome shotgun sequence, the following are encoded in one genomic region:
- the atp6ap1a gene encoding V-type proton ATPase subunit S1, translating to MAAIGTLLQLRRFSAPLVLFLAGFVVLNPGHCEEQVPLILWTSERVSLPAQSPPAAGHVVGPQQLAGYLQRALRASPKNVVLFLQDKLISCCVSDELIGQVLSTMKTQSVPYTAIYTALQPSKEAASLSMDSSLGGGRSLLQARGHRERERERERQRKMKEKAQIYAPVEFKEGEDTCVLLWARSLSVSILRSGRWEDHDLTSSTFGEGVSPKLHGSSCDKTRARLVLNYENVLGHRSFKLIFAMTQRLYKVSARRWFTLDALELEYDGTKATFNGSRSVYAPAEYSYRCESVSSFRWPLLVPRSSKDPANQWRVSFQDFQIQGFNVSGSEFSYASDCAGFFSPGIWMGLMTSLLMVLVLTYGLHMIMQLRTMDRFDDPKGPAISVPQTE from the exons ATGGCGGCCATAGGGACGTTGCTGCAGCTCCGCCGCTTCTCGGCGCCTTTGGTTCTGTTTCTGGCCGGGTTCGTCGTCTTAAACCCGGGACACTGCGAAGAGCAGGTTCCGCTGATCCTGTGGACCAGTGAGAG GGTGTCCCTCCCCGCCCAGTCCCCCCCGGCGGCCGGTCACGTAGTGGGCCCCCAGCAGTTGGCTGGGTACCTGCAGAGAGCTCTGAGGGCCAGCCCCAAGAACGTTGTGCTGTTCCTGCAGGATAag CTAATTAGTTGCTGTGTTTCAGACGAGCTGATTGGTCAGGTGTTGAGCACCATGAAGACGCAGTCCGTCCCGTACACGGCCATCTACACGGCACTGCAGCCCTCCAAG GAGGCAGCATCACTCTCGATGGACAGCAGTCTGGGTGGAGGACGCTCCCTCCTGCAGGCCCGAGGACAtcgggagagggagagagaacgGGAGAGGCAGCGGAAGATGAAGGAGAAGGCTCAGATCTACGCTCCCGTGGAGTTTAAG GAGGGGGAGGACACGTGTGTCTTGCTGTGGGCCAGAAGTCTGTCCGTGTCCATCCTTCGCAGTGGACGCTGGGAGGACCACGACCTGACGTCCTCCACCTTCGGGGAGGGGGTCAGCCCCAAACTGCACGGCTCCAGCTGTGACAAAACAAGAGCCAG GTTGGTTCTTAATTATGAGAACGTCCTTGGCCACCGCAGTTTCAAACTGAT ctttgCGATGACTCAGCGTCTGTACAAGGTGTCCGCCCGCCGCTGGTTCACTCTAGACGCGTTGGAGCTGGAGTACGACGGGACCAAGGCCACGTTTAACGGCAGCAGGAGTGTGTACGCCCCGGCCGAGTACTCGTACCGCTGTGAGTCCGTCTCCAGCTTCCGGTGGCCGCTGCTCGTCCCTCGCTCCTCCAAAGACCCAGCCAATCAGTGGAGGGTCTCCTTCCAAGACTTTCAG ATCCAGGGCTTTAACGTGAGCGGTAGCGAGTTCTCCTATGCCAGTGACTGTGCAGGCTTCTTCTCGCCTGGGATCTGGATGGGTCTGATGACCAGTCTGCTCATGGTCCTGGTGCTCACCTACGGCCTGCACATGATCATGCAGCTCCGCACGATGGACCGCTTCGATGACCCCAAGGGCCCGGCCATCTCTGTGCCCCAAACAGAGTAA